A genomic stretch from Kribbella amoyensis includes:
- a CDS encoding ABC transporter ATP-binding protein, whose translation MPLPKVPSKGSVTRRGFAVLRVAIYEEPWIFALSVLASMLYGAMTVADGWALGWATDHVIRPALERGDTTFGAVAGLISLFLGIAVLRAIGVVGRRIGAGVMQFRLQATYRRRVTRQYLKLPLEWHHKHPTGMLLSNANADVESTWYPIAPLPMAVGVIAMLAFATVAMFAADVWLALVGCLIFPLVFVANVFFQRVLQPLATRAQELRADVSEVAHESFDGALVVKTLGREAAETERFTVPTHELREANIAVNKARGVFDPVIDSLPRIGILIVLLVGVARVKSGDAEAGDVVQVAFLFTLIGFPIRALGWVLGELPRSVVGWDRVQRVLTAEGGMEYGEEKLTSAKAARLEVTDVRFGYLPERDVLAGVDFTVEPGRTVAVVGPTGAGKSTLTTLLTRLVDPEEGAVKVDGLDLRELARDELAGSVALVAQTAFLFDDTIRGNVTLGADYSDDEVWDALRVAQGDGFVKTLPDGLDTKVGERGTSLSGGQRQRIALARALVRRPRLLILDDATSAVDPQVEARILAGLRSAVQGEDAATTVLVIAYRKATISLADEVLFVDEGRIAAQGTHLDLQRSTPAYRDLVDAYEKDAARREEEADLAAELDDLDSEGASA comes from the coding sequence GTGCCGCTGCCGAAAGTTCCCAGCAAGGGGAGCGTGACCCGGCGCGGGTTCGCTGTCCTGCGGGTCGCGATCTACGAGGAACCCTGGATCTTCGCGCTGTCGGTGCTCGCGAGCATGCTGTACGGCGCGATGACGGTGGCCGACGGCTGGGCGCTCGGCTGGGCGACCGACCATGTGATCCGGCCGGCGCTGGAGCGGGGTGATACCACCTTCGGCGCGGTCGCGGGGCTGATCTCGCTGTTCCTCGGCATCGCCGTGCTGCGCGCGATCGGCGTGGTCGGCCGGCGGATCGGGGCCGGCGTGATGCAGTTCCGGCTGCAGGCCACGTACCGCCGCCGCGTCACCCGGCAGTACCTGAAACTCCCGCTGGAGTGGCACCACAAGCACCCGACCGGGATGCTGCTGTCCAACGCGAACGCCGACGTCGAGTCGACCTGGTACCCGATCGCCCCGCTGCCGATGGCGGTCGGCGTGATCGCGATGCTTGCCTTCGCCACCGTCGCGATGTTCGCGGCCGATGTCTGGCTGGCCCTGGTCGGCTGCCTGATCTTCCCGCTCGTCTTCGTCGCCAATGTGTTCTTCCAGCGCGTTCTCCAGCCGCTGGCCACCCGTGCTCAGGAGTTGCGCGCGGATGTGTCCGAGGTCGCGCACGAGTCGTTCGACGGCGCCCTGGTGGTGAAGACGCTGGGCCGGGAAGCCGCCGAGACCGAGCGCTTCACGGTCCCGACCCACGAGCTGCGCGAGGCCAACATCGCGGTGAACAAGGCCCGCGGCGTCTTCGACCCGGTGATCGACAGCCTGCCCCGGATCGGCATCCTGATCGTGCTGCTGGTCGGTGTCGCCCGGGTGAAGTCGGGCGATGCCGAGGCCGGTGACGTCGTCCAGGTCGCGTTCCTGTTCACGCTGATCGGCTTCCCGATCCGCGCGCTCGGCTGGGTCCTCGGTGAGCTGCCGCGCTCGGTCGTCGGCTGGGACCGGGTCCAGCGCGTGCTGACCGCGGAAGGCGGCATGGAGTACGGCGAGGAGAAGCTGACCTCGGCCAAGGCGGCCCGGCTCGAGGTCACCGACGTGCGGTTCGGGTACCTGCCCGAGCGCGACGTACTCGCCGGGGTCGACTTCACCGTGGAGCCCGGCCGGACGGTCGCCGTCGTCGGTCCGACCGGGGCCGGCAAGTCCACGCTCACCACGTTGCTGACCCGGCTGGTCGACCCGGAGGAGGGCGCCGTCAAGGTCGACGGGCTCGACCTGCGCGAGTTGGCCCGGGACGAGCTGGCCGGCTCGGTCGCGCTGGTGGCGCAGACCGCGTTCCTGTTCGACGACACGATCCGCGGCAACGTCACGCTCGGCGCCGACTACAGCGACGACGAGGTCTGGGACGCCCTCCGGGTCGCGCAGGGCGACGGCTTCGTGAAGACGCTGCCGGACGGCCTGGACACCAAGGTGGGGGAGCGCGGTACGTCGCTGTCCGGCGGCCAGCGGCAGCGGATCGCGCTCGCCCGGGCCCTGGTCCGGCGGCCACGGCTGCTCATCCTCGACGACGCGACCAGCGCCGTGGACCCGCAGGTCGAGGCCCGGATCCTGGCCGGCCTGCGCAGCGCGGTCCAGGGCGAGGACGCGGCCACGACCGTCCTGGTGATCGCGTACCGGAAGGCGACCATCTCGCTCGCCGACGAGGTGCTGTTCGTCGACGAGGGCCGGATCGCGGCGCAGGGGACCCACCTCGACCTGCAGCGGTCCACCCCGGCGTACCGCGATCTCGTCGACGCGTACGAGAAGGACGCGGCCCGCCGCGAGGAGGAGGCCGACCTGGCCGCCGAACTCGACGACCTCGACTCGGAAGGAGCGTCCGCGTGA
- a CDS encoding family 43 glycosylhydrolase: MRRRILAVLTVLVALAAPVTPAAAGEQRAEAAVFPSAVIGEDFPDPDVIEVNGTWYAYSTNNGRGHVPVASAPAPNGPWTIRGDAMPGGPSAGWAQSGRTWAPDVHPNPDGSFTLTYTAWHKASGRQCVGVATASSPLGPFTPLGSQPMICPLELGGAIDANTFVGNDGTRYLLWKNDGNAIGVNSTLWLTRTTNNGTTLSGGNTALISSSGVIEAPDLVQRGSQYVLFYSGGGYVDCNYLTSYATAPSLNGPWTIAYRPLMTTASFDNHVCGPGGADFTGDKVFLHGWVNGSRHLYVADLGWANDYPVVRGSRVRYEAERGTLNNCRVRTGAAGASQGAVAAYIDFADSWVENTVYAPRSGSYTLHVGYANGTGSTGSHGVVVNGNSQGSVSYPVTGWDNWRQASTSVTLTAGWNTIRLTKGNSYAEVDYLEVQ; the protein is encoded by the coding sequence ATGCGCAGACGAATCCTGGCGGTGCTGACCGTTCTGGTCGCGCTGGCCGCCCCGGTCACCCCGGCCGCGGCCGGCGAACAGCGAGCCGAGGCCGCGGTCTTCCCGAGCGCGGTGATCGGCGAGGACTTCCCCGATCCGGACGTGATCGAGGTCAACGGCACCTGGTACGCCTACTCCACCAACAACGGCCGCGGCCACGTCCCGGTCGCCAGCGCCCCGGCGCCGAACGGCCCGTGGACGATCCGCGGCGACGCGATGCCCGGCGGTCCCTCGGCCGGCTGGGCCCAGTCCGGCCGGACCTGGGCACCCGACGTGCACCCGAACCCCGACGGCAGTTTCACCCTCACCTACACCGCGTGGCACAAGGCGTCCGGCCGGCAGTGCGTCGGCGTCGCGACCGCGAGCTCGCCGCTCGGCCCGTTCACGCCGCTCGGCAGCCAGCCGATGATCTGCCCGTTGGAGCTCGGCGGCGCGATCGACGCGAACACGTTCGTCGGGAACGACGGCACCCGGTATCTGCTGTGGAAGAACGACGGCAACGCGATCGGCGTGAACTCCACCCTGTGGCTCACCCGCACGACGAACAACGGCACCACGCTGTCCGGCGGCAACACCGCGCTGATCTCGTCGAGCGGCGTGATCGAGGCCCCCGACCTGGTCCAGCGCGGCAGCCAGTACGTGCTGTTCTACTCCGGCGGCGGGTACGTCGACTGCAACTACCTCACCTCGTACGCGACGGCGCCCTCGCTCAACGGCCCGTGGACGATCGCGTACCGGCCGTTGATGACCACGGCCTCGTTCGACAACCACGTCTGCGGACCTGGTGGCGCCGACTTCACCGGGGACAAGGTCTTCCTGCACGGCTGGGTGAACGGATCCCGCCATCTGTATGTCGCGGATCTCGGCTGGGCCAACGACTACCCGGTGGTCCGCGGCAGCCGGGTCCGGTACGAGGCCGAACGCGGCACGCTGAACAATTGCCGGGTCCGGACCGGCGCGGCCGGGGCGTCGCAGGGCGCGGTCGCGGCGTACATCGACTTCGCCGACTCGTGGGTCGAGAACACCGTGTACGCACCACGCTCGGGCAGTTACACGCTGCATGTCGGCTACGCCAACGGCACCGGCAGTACCGGGTCCCACGGTGTCGTTGTCAATGGCAACAGCCAGGGGTCGGTCAGCTACCCGGTCACCGGCTGGGACAACTGGCGGCAGGCATCCACCTCGGTCACGCTCACCGCGGGCTGGAACACGATCCGGCTGACCAAGGGCAACTCCTACGCCGAGGTCGACTACCTCGAGGTCCAGTAG
- a CDS encoding GNAT family N-acetyltransferase, with the protein MTAALLPDGLTVRPIGPDDAELVTAQLGAYTNALIGYAKYSLEDVANYQRDPQLDLANDSWLVFDGEKLVGTGTTLAHLGTGRVSHDAFAADPRIAGWLLDRGAERAVEVASGGDQVTLSVSLLGEDRQLQSLLGERGYAFETSIQRMRIDHDGSVPTPEVPAGVVIRRGAYDEAARRAGHAVITAAFADQPSAVPRPYDEWVASREARSTFHWSDVTLLELDGRVVGYRDCSDHFVESDGCGYISRLAVLDEARGRGLAKYLLRDQFALDAAAGRSGTILHVDSSNPTPAVGLYLGVGMAPTLVSEVWTRTVAPR; encoded by the coding sequence ATGACCGCCGCACTGCTCCCGGACGGGCTGACTGTTCGCCCCATCGGTCCCGACGACGCCGAGCTCGTGACCGCGCAGCTCGGGGCGTACACGAATGCGCTGATCGGGTACGCGAAGTACAGCCTCGAGGACGTCGCGAACTACCAGCGGGATCCGCAGCTCGACCTGGCGAACGACAGCTGGCTCGTGTTCGACGGCGAGAAGCTGGTCGGTACCGGGACGACCCTCGCCCACCTCGGGACCGGACGGGTGAGCCACGACGCCTTCGCGGCGGATCCGCGGATCGCCGGGTGGCTCCTGGATCGCGGGGCCGAGCGGGCCGTCGAGGTGGCGTCCGGCGGCGACCAGGTGACGTTGAGCGTGAGCCTGCTGGGCGAAGACCGGCAGCTGCAGTCCTTGCTCGGCGAACGCGGGTACGCCTTCGAGACGTCGATCCAGCGGATGCGCATCGACCACGACGGGTCCGTGCCGACCCCGGAGGTTCCCGCCGGCGTGGTGATCCGACGGGGCGCGTACGACGAGGCCGCGCGGCGGGCCGGGCACGCGGTGATCACGGCCGCCTTCGCCGACCAGCCGTCCGCCGTACCGCGGCCGTACGACGAGTGGGTGGCTTCGCGGGAGGCGCGGTCCACGTTCCACTGGTCCGACGTGACCCTGCTCGAGCTCGACGGCAGGGTGGTCGGTTATCGGGACTGCAGCGACCACTTCGTGGAGTCGGACGGCTGCGGGTACATCAGCCGGCTCGCCGTCCTCGACGAGGCACGGGGCCGCGGGTTGGCGAAGTACCTGCTGCGCGACCAGTTCGCGCTGGACGCCGCGGCCGGGCGGAGCGGGACGATCCTGCACGTGGACAGCTCGAACCCGACCCCGGCGGTCGGTCTCTACCTGGGCGTCGGGATGGCGCCGACGTTGGTCAGCGAGGTCTGGACCAGGACGGTCGCGCCGCGCTGA
- the dacB gene encoding D-alanyl-D-alanine carboxypeptidase/D-alanyl-D-alanine-endopeptidase — translation MRIFPKVVAIAATVAAGAGLVSQSVGAPQQAQATGLQQRLDTLLGDSRFQGSQVALVVRDATTGETLYDRAGGTRLLPASNTKLFSSTAAMHTLGPDFRFHTDVLATAPVRGGKLDGDLYLKGYGDPTALEADYVALAKQVAKSGIRRIDGDLVADDTYFDKARLGDTWSWDDEPFYYSAQISALTLAPNTDYDSGTAIVESRPGTAAGAPVKLSLVPANDTIKLVSTATTGAAGSANTLSIERDHGTNVVRITGSVPLGAAVGQEWVTVWEPELYAADVFKRALAAQGVRVDGRIKAAATPVDKARQLARDESMTVGELMNPFLKLSNNMHAEHLVKAMGAVAEADGSWSAGLGLVTQYAKSAGVDTSTIRLSDGSGLSRKVNVTAKSVTDLLIGAQREPWFQQWYDALPIAGNPDRFTGGTLRSRMANTPAANNLHGKTGSLTGVTALSGYVTDQDGRKLVFSMISNNYLTSPRSVEDAVGVTLASWTEQGQVAAIAPGNARTAQTADACGDWDQAKGVAC, via the coding sequence GTGAGAATTTTTCCTAAGGTCGTGGCGATCGCCGCGACGGTGGCGGCCGGTGCTGGGCTGGTCAGCCAGTCCGTCGGCGCGCCCCAGCAGGCGCAGGCGACGGGGTTGCAGCAGCGGCTGGACACCCTGCTCGGCGACTCCAGGTTCCAGGGGTCGCAGGTGGCGTTGGTGGTCCGCGACGCGACCACGGGCGAGACCTTGTACGACCGCGCCGGTGGTACTCGTCTGCTGCCCGCCTCGAACACCAAGCTGTTCAGCTCGACGGCCGCGATGCACACGCTCGGCCCGGACTTCCGGTTCCACACCGACGTCCTCGCGACGGCCCCGGTCCGCGGCGGCAAGCTGGACGGCGACCTGTACCTCAAGGGGTACGGCGACCCGACCGCACTCGAGGCCGACTACGTGGCCCTGGCCAAGCAGGTCGCCAAGAGCGGGATCCGCCGGATCGACGGTGACCTGGTCGCCGACGACACGTACTTCGACAAGGCCCGGCTCGGCGACACCTGGTCCTGGGACGACGAGCCGTTCTACTACTCGGCCCAGATCTCGGCGCTGACGCTGGCCCCGAACACCGACTACGACTCGGGCACCGCGATCGTCGAGAGCCGCCCCGGGACCGCGGCCGGCGCACCGGTGAAGCTGAGCCTCGTCCCCGCCAACGACACGATCAAGCTGGTCAGTACGGCGACGACGGGCGCGGCCGGTTCGGCGAACACGCTCAGCATCGAGCGGGACCACGGCACCAACGTCGTCCGGATCACCGGTTCGGTCCCGCTGGGTGCCGCGGTCGGCCAGGAATGGGTGACCGTCTGGGAGCCTGAGCTGTACGCGGCCGACGTCTTCAAGCGCGCCCTGGCCGCGCAGGGCGTTCGCGTGGACGGCCGGATCAAGGCCGCGGCGACTCCGGTCGACAAGGCCCGGCAGCTCGCCCGGGACGAGTCGATGACGGTCGGCGAGCTGATGAACCCGTTCCTCAAGCTCTCCAACAACATGCACGCCGAGCACCTGGTCAAGGCGATGGGCGCGGTCGCCGAAGCCGACGGCAGCTGGTCCGCCGGGCTCGGCCTGGTCACCCAGTACGCCAAGAGCGCCGGCGTGGACACGAGCACGATCCGGCTCTCGGACGGGTCCGGGCTGTCCCGCAAGGTCAACGTCACCGCGAAGAGCGTGACCGACCTCCTGATCGGCGCGCAGCGGGAGCCGTGGTTCCAGCAGTGGTACGACGCGCTGCCGATCGCGGGGAACCCGGACCGCTTCACCGGCGGCACCCTGCGCAGCCGGATGGCGAACACCCCGGCCGCCAACAACCTGCACGGCAAGACCGGGTCGCTCACCGGGGTGACCGCGCTGTCCGGGTACGTGACGGACCAGGACGGCCGCAAGCTGGTCTTCTCGATGATCAGCAACAACTACCTGACCAGCCCGCGCTCGGTGGAGGACGCGGTCGGCGTCACCCTCGCATCGTGGACCGAGCAGGGCCAGGTCGCCGCGATCGCGCCCGGCAACGCCCGGACGGCGCAGACCGCGGACGCCTGCGGTGACTGGGACCAGGCGAAGGGCGTGGCCTGCTAA
- a CDS encoding TIGR03085 family metal-binding protein: protein MTDYSRVERLALCDLFERLGPDQPTLCEGWTTYDLAVHLQVREADPLAGPGIMIPALSDTTERRMAQAKARYSFAEIVEKVRTGPPTFSIYSFPKLGHQLNTTEYFVHHEDVRRAQPEYEPRALPADQQDALWKQVRLAAKSMTRKAPSGLVLRTPDGRESVAKKPTAAGSVTVTGEPAELLLFCFGRQTVAQVDLDGDAEIVERLRSTSFGV from the coding sequence GTGACCGACTACAGCCGGGTAGAACGTCTTGCTCTTTGTGACCTCTTCGAGAGGCTCGGGCCTGACCAGCCGACACTGTGCGAGGGGTGGACCACGTACGACCTCGCGGTGCATCTGCAGGTCCGGGAGGCGGATCCACTGGCCGGGCCGGGGATCATGATTCCGGCTCTGTCGGACACCACCGAGCGGCGGATGGCGCAGGCCAAGGCGCGGTACTCGTTCGCCGAGATCGTCGAGAAGGTCCGCACCGGGCCGCCGACGTTCTCGATCTACTCGTTCCCGAAGCTCGGTCACCAGCTGAACACCACCGAGTACTTCGTGCACCACGAGGACGTCCGCCGGGCGCAGCCCGAGTACGAGCCGCGCGCGCTGCCCGCCGACCAGCAGGACGCGCTGTGGAAGCAGGTCCGGCTGGCCGCGAAGTCGATGACCCGGAAGGCGCCGAGCGGACTGGTCCTGCGGACACCGGACGGCCGCGAATCGGTCGCGAAGAAGCCGACCGCGGCCGGGTCCGTCACGGTGACCGGTGAACCGGCCGAGCTGCTGCTGTTCTGCTTCGGCCGGCAGACGGTCGCCCAGGTCGACCTGGACGGCGACGCCGAGATCGTCGAGCGACTGAGGTCCACCTCGTTCGGCGTCTGA
- a CDS encoding MBL fold metallo-hydrolase, protein MRITWWGHSTTTIEENGTRLLTDPVLTSRIAHLRRRRGPAPLPEAAECDAVLVSHLHADHLHLTSLPLVAPGAALIVPRGAAKLIENDCGKAIADRCIEVAPGNQVRIGGLELTAVTAQHDGRRLPWSSYAGPALGYRVEGSPSVWFAGDTGLFDGLAAEVGPVDLALVPVGGWGPSLGPGHLDPPRAAEAVSRVGARVAVPVHFGTFWPIGCDWLKPELFLPPGERFKEEMTAVDPAVRVELLVPGESTEVVHR, encoded by the coding sequence GTGCGGATCACCTGGTGGGGGCACAGCACGACCACGATCGAGGAGAACGGCACCAGGCTGCTCACCGACCCCGTACTGACCTCGCGGATCGCCCACCTGCGCCGCCGTCGCGGTCCGGCCCCGCTGCCCGAAGCGGCCGAGTGCGACGCCGTCCTGGTCTCGCACCTGCACGCCGACCACCTGCACCTCACCTCGCTGCCGCTGGTCGCGCCGGGTGCCGCGTTGATCGTCCCCCGGGGCGCCGCCAAGCTGATCGAGAACGACTGCGGCAAGGCGATCGCGGACCGCTGCATCGAGGTTGCTCCCGGCAACCAAGTACGGATCGGCGGGCTCGAGCTGACCGCGGTGACCGCGCAGCACGACGGCCGCCGGCTGCCCTGGTCCTCCTACGCCGGGCCCGCGCTCGGGTACCGGGTCGAGGGGTCGCCGAGTGTCTGGTTCGCCGGGGACACCGGGTTGTTCGACGGGCTCGCGGCCGAGGTGGGTCCGGTCGACCTCGCGCTGGTCCCGGTCGGTGGCTGGGGGCCGTCGCTCGGTCCGGGCCACCTGGATCCGCCGCGGGCGGCCGAGGCCGTCAGCCGGGTCGGTGCGCGGGTCGCGGTCCCGGTGCACTTCGGGACGTTCTGGCCGATCGGGTGCGACTGGCTGAAGCCGGAGTTGTTCCTGCCGCCGGGGGAGCGGTTCAAGGAGGAGATGACCGCGGTGGATCCCGCCGTGAGAGTGGAGTTGCTGGTGCCCGGCGAATCGACCGAGGTGGTGCACCGATGA
- a CDS encoding alkaline phosphatase family protein → MAKPPEQVSGDRRRLPMWLDLRRTAGGLQAIFFGGLASLISLVITFWTLPQISSDGPLPVLRLVVLLAIIGLLMRWVLAGVAILIGSIGVLIGGLLSQFGVVYLGVSVDPGVNLHGGPEAALLVSIVMSSISAFVGWIAYAGSDDAYVAEVMRGVRRRARRIEPAPKTGLLIIQLDGLSAPLLNWMVLSGNLPTIGGWIRDGSHSLVGWHTGVPATTPASQAGILHGGSGQIPAFRWYEKETGRVMVTNRARDAAEIEARMSTGRGLLADGGASISNNWSGDAQQSVLVFSRAALPNYRSRGYVRFFSSPQGAARGLVLCVAEMVKELHQARRQRRRNLVPRVKRGGSYIFLRAISNVLLRDLNVSLITDELVKGTPVIYCDFVDYDEVAHHAGPTRPESLQTLEGLDRVIGSLRRIIDTLPHSYEIVVLSDHGQSQGSTFLQRYGRTLTQVVDDLVDTTKEPVAATGKSEGWGPVNAFLTELSLRRSVAGTVTRKALHGKVGRGEVELGPADCEPPVAPDEQMVVTSSGNLALIYLATTPGRVPLEEIELLHPRLIPGLATHPGIGFVMVDSLAEGPVVIGRAGVHVLRSGRIEGVDPLEAFGPYAPASMLRQSDIPHNGDIVVVSRLDEHTHEVAAFEELVGCHGGIGGWQTDAVLVHPRRFVVDEPPVGSDAVHELLIGWLDQLGQRRHPDELTKDQPVGDRPAGDEEQRVGSPSDASVEA, encoded by the coding sequence TTGGCGAAACCACCTGAACAGGTCTCCGGCGATCGGCGCCGGCTACCGATGTGGCTGGACCTGCGCCGCACCGCCGGCGGTCTGCAGGCCATCTTCTTCGGCGGCCTCGCGTCGCTGATCTCGCTGGTCATCACGTTCTGGACCCTGCCGCAGATCAGCAGCGACGGACCGCTGCCGGTGCTGCGGCTGGTCGTGCTGCTCGCGATCATCGGCCTGCTGATGCGCTGGGTGCTGGCCGGCGTGGCGATCCTGATCGGCTCGATCGGCGTCCTGATCGGCGGTCTGCTGTCCCAGTTCGGCGTCGTGTACCTGGGCGTCAGCGTCGATCCCGGCGTCAACCTGCACGGCGGCCCCGAGGCGGCGCTGCTGGTCTCGATCGTGATGTCGTCGATCAGCGCCTTCGTCGGCTGGATCGCGTACGCCGGCAGTGACGACGCGTACGTCGCCGAGGTGATGCGCGGGGTCCGCCGGAGGGCGCGCCGGATCGAGCCCGCGCCGAAGACCGGGCTGCTGATCATTCAGCTGGACGGCCTGTCGGCGCCGCTGCTGAACTGGATGGTGCTGTCCGGCAACCTGCCCACCATCGGCGGCTGGATCCGGGACGGCAGCCACTCGCTCGTCGGCTGGCACACCGGGGTCCCGGCGACCACGCCGGCCAGTCAGGCGGGCATCCTGCACGGTGGTTCCGGCCAGATCCCGGCCTTCCGGTGGTACGAGAAGGAGACCGGCCGGGTGATGGTGACCAACCGGGCCCGGGACGCCGCCGAGATCGAGGCCCGGATGTCGACCGGCCGCGGCCTGCTCGCCGACGGCGGCGCGAGTATCAGCAACAACTGGTCCGGGGACGCCCAGCAGTCCGTCCTCGTCTTCAGCCGCGCCGCCCTGCCGAACTACCGCAGCCGCGGGTACGTCCGCTTCTTCTCGAGTCCGCAGGGTGCCGCCCGTGGACTGGTGCTGTGCGTCGCCGAGATGGTCAAGGAGTTGCACCAGGCCCGGCGGCAACGCCGGCGGAACCTGGTCCCGCGGGTCAAGCGCGGCGGCTCGTACATCTTCCTGCGCGCGATCTCGAACGTGCTGCTCCGCGACCTCAACGTCTCGCTGATCACCGACGAGCTGGTCAAGGGCACCCCGGTGATCTACTGCGACTTCGTCGACTACGACGAGGTCGCCCACCACGCCGGGCCGACCCGGCCGGAGTCGCTGCAGACGCTGGAGGGCCTGGACCGGGTGATCGGGTCGCTGCGCCGGATCATCGACACGCTGCCGCACTCGTACGAGATCGTGGTGCTGTCCGACCACGGCCAGAGCCAGGGCTCGACCTTCCTGCAGCGCTACGGCCGGACCCTGACCCAGGTGGTCGACGACCTGGTCGACACCACCAAGGAGCCGGTGGCCGCGACCGGCAAGTCCGAGGGCTGGGGCCCGGTGAACGCGTTCCTGACCGAGCTGAGCCTGCGCCGCAGCGTGGCCGGCACGGTCACCCGGAAGGCCCTTCACGGCAAGGTGGGGCGCGGTGAGGTCGAGCTCGGCCCGGCCGACTGCGAACCACCGGTCGCTCCCGACGAGCAGATGGTCGTCACCTCGTCCGGCAACCTGGCGCTGATCTACCTCGCGACCACGCCCGGCCGGGTGCCGCTGGAGGAGATCGAGCTGCTGCATCCCCGGCTGATCCCAGGGCTCGCGACGCATCCCGGGATCGGGTTCGTCATGGTCGACTCGCTGGCCGAAGGCCCGGTGGTGATCGGGCGGGCCGGTGTCCACGTGCTGCGGAGCGGCCGGATCGAAGGCGTCGACCCGCTGGAGGCGTTCGGGCCGTACGCGCCGGCGTCGATGCTGCGGCAGTCGGACATTCCGCACAACGGCGACATCGTGGTGGTCAGCCGGCTGGACGAGCACACCCACGAGGTGGCCGCGTTCGAGGAACTGGTCGGCTGCCACGGCGGGATCGGCGGCTGGCAGACCGACGCGGTACTGGTCCACCCGCGCCGCTTCGTGGTCGACGAGCCACCGGTCGGTTCGGATGCGGTGCACGAGCTGCTGATCGGCTGGCTCGACCAGCTCGGCCAGCGCCGGCACCCGGACGAGCTGACCAAGGACCAGCCGGTGGGGGACCGGCCGGCCGGGGACGAGGAGCAGCGGGTGGGCAGCCCGTCGGACGCGAGTGTGGAGGCCTGA
- a CDS encoding DedA family protein, which produces MTGEPRFDLWYLIVLAGAVLVGAVLPVLPTGAAVSAGAVLASHHNPIGLVGVLIAGAFGAYLGDLIVYAGCRAGGETLAKRVGWLRENASLESLRLRLADHEVTVLLTSRLIPGGRVPVLLAAGLAGYPWRRFAVVDLTASALWAAVYMAIGLLGYALFDDPWQGVVAAIVLVLLVTLISSLVQRARKRRAGGPNPTDEPVTDTE; this is translated from the coding sequence ATGACCGGTGAGCCACGCTTCGACCTGTGGTACCTGATCGTGTTGGCGGGAGCGGTCCTGGTCGGTGCGGTCCTGCCGGTCCTGCCGACCGGGGCGGCCGTCTCGGCGGGTGCGGTGCTCGCGTCCCACCACAACCCGATCGGTCTCGTCGGCGTACTGATCGCGGGCGCCTTCGGGGCGTACCTCGGCGACCTGATCGTGTACGCCGGGTGCCGGGCGGGCGGGGAGACGCTGGCCAAGCGGGTCGGCTGGCTCCGGGAGAACGCGTCGCTGGAGAGTCTGCGCCTGCGCCTGGCCGATCACGAGGTCACCGTGTTGCTGACGTCCCGGCTGATCCCTGGCGGCCGGGTGCCCGTCCTGCTCGCGGCCGGGCTCGCGGGGTACCCGTGGCGCCGGTTCGCTGTGGTCGACCTGACCGCGTCGGCGTTGTGGGCGGCGGTCTACATGGCGATCGGGCTGCTCGGGTACGCGCTGTTCGACGACCCGTGGCAGGGCGTGGTGGCGGCGATCGTGCTGGTGCTGCTGGTGACGCTGATCAGCAGCCTGGTCCAGCGCGCCCGGAAGCGGCGGGCCGGCGGACCGAACCCGACCGACGAGCCGGTCACCGACACGGAGTAG